ACCGAAATCCCGTCAGGAAGCGGTCAACATGGTCCGGGACCTGATGCGCCAGGGCGTCAACTTCGACGTCGGTTACGGACAGATCAACGTGCGCAACTGGAAGTGGCTGGGCGTCACCCCCGAATCCATCTTCGACCCGTGCACGAATCTGGCCGCTGCTCAGCGGGTTCTCGTCGATTGCTACCAGCGCGCCGCCAAACAGTACGGCCCTGGCCAGCGGGCGCTGTACGCGGCTTTCAGCTGCTACAACACGGGCAACCTGACCGATGGGTTCTCCAACGGTTATGTCAGCCAGGTTATTGCCGGCGCGGGACTCCCCGTGCCGCCCATCGCCAGGGTGCCCGTCCCTATGCCAGTTCCTGCTCCCGCCGCCGAGACCGACGCCAAAGACGACGAGACGGCGCCGGCCGCGCAGCCCGGGGCATTCGCCTCGCCGCGCGCCGACGCCTTCGAAGCGCCTCGGCAGGATGCTTTCGGGAAACCTGCGTCGCGCGTTTTTGGCAGGCCTGTCCCCGCGGGGCGGTCGCAGGCCCCAGATTCTGCCGGGCAAGTGTTTAGCCGCTAAACACCACACGCGGATCCGCTTCTGCACACCCGCCGGCGATAGCCGGCTCCGCACCACGTTCCTCTCATCCCGCCGCCGATCCACCATCAGGCGGCTTTCCGTCATGGAGTCCTTTCTCATGCGTTCCTCCACCCTCCTGCTTGTTCTGACCGCCGCCCTCGCCGTCGCGGCGCTACTCGGCGCCCCCTCTCCTGCAATGGCCCAGGGCCTGGAGAAAGCGACCAGCGACGCGCAGAACATCAACGACTGGCTCTGGATCATCATCCCCGTCATCTGCCTGTCCGCCGGCGGAATCGTCGGCCTGCTCTATTCGATGGACATCATCCGCAAAGACACCATGTACCAGTGGGTGGGCGGCGTGATCTTCGCGGGCGCCGTCGCCGGCGGCATCATCAAGGTGGTGTTCGGATGAAACGTCCGGCAAGCCAGAATCGCCAGGAGCCGCAGCCGCTCGTCGCCGCGTCCTCTGTCCCGGCCAACCATTACCCGCTTTTCAAGGGTGCGACCCGGGTCGCCACCATCAAGGGCGGGGTGCCGACACGCGCCTTCGTCGGCCTGGTCATGCTGGTCGTCATCGTGGCCATGTTCACCCTCTACGGCTGGCTGCTGTTCCCCATCCTCTACCCCGTCATGGCGGTCATCAGCCGGCAGGACGATCGCGCCTTCTGGACCTGGGAACTGTGGCTCAAGACCAAGGCCCTGGCACCGAACAGGCGGTATTGGGGCGCGGTTTCCTACTCACCTCTTGCCTATAGCCCGCGACGCCCCTGGGCGCGGTGGGCGTCCCAAAGGTACCGATGAAGCCAACTACCTCCCCCCCGCCACCCAGGCATGAACGCGACATGGGTAAGCTCGTACCGTATTCGCGCCATGTCACGCCGACGATCATCGTTACTGCGAATTGGGAGTACCTGTCCGTATGGCGAATTGGCGGACGGACCTTCGAAGGCTACCCGGACGACGAGCTGTGTACCTGGCTCGATGAACTGAACAACATCATCAAAGGCTTTCCGGCCGGATTCGGCATGTGGACGCATCTGGTACGCCGGCGCGTGCAGGAGTACCCGGAAAGCGCCTATCCCGACGCGTTCTCCGAATCGCACGATGCCGCATATCGGCGCACCTTCGTCGGCAAGCCGCCAATGGTCAACGATCTGTACCTGACGGTGATCGTTCGCGCGAACGTCGACCCTGCGCTGCGTATGCTCTCGCGTTTTGAGAAACGCACGGCCAGGGACGTACACGCCTGGCAGTCGCAGGCCATCGAACAGTTGGACGACGTCAATCGGAAACTCGCAAGCGCTCTGCGTCGCTACGGTCCCGATTTGCTTTCCATTGTCGAGCGTGACACGACGGACCCAGACCAGCCGACAGACGCCACACGCTACACGGGCCGCTTCTCCGAGCCAGCGGAATTCTTTGGCTTTCTCCTCAACGGCAAGACCGAGCCGGTCCCCGCCCTAGAGGCAAAGCTATCCCGCTATCTGCCGGCCGCACGTCCGTTCTTCGCCTCCCCGGGCGACCAGGCGGAAGTACGGGGTACGAACTGGTCACGGCGCTTCTGCATGGTCGAGATCCGCGAGTACTGCAACGCCACGAAGCCGGGGCATCTGAACCGGCTGATGAAGCTGCCCTTCGAGTTCGTGCTCACCCAGTCCTTCGGGACCTTGTCACTTTCCGACGGCCTGGCCGCCTTGACCCGGCAGATCAAATGGTTGGAGGATTCCAAGGATTATTCTGAATCCCAAATCGCGGATCTGAAGAAGGCGCGCGATCAACTGCGCGCAGGCGCCTTCGTAATGGGAGATCATCACGCCACGCTGGCCGTATATGGAGAGGACGGTGAAGAGACACTGCGCAACGCCGCCGACGTAATCAGCACGCTCGCCGACCGCGAAATCATCGGGCGCCTGGTGGATCGGGCGCTCATCGCGGCGTTCTACGCGCAGTTGCCCGCGAATTGGCGGTGGCGCCCCAGGCCGGCCACGATCACCTCGCAGAACTTCCTGTCGTTCTCATCGCTGCACAATTATTTGTTCGGTAAGCCCAGCGGCAACCCCTGGGGGCCTGCTGTCACAATGCTCAAGACCGCCGGCGGCACGCCCTATTACCTGAACTTCCACGCATCGCTCGCCGACGCGGATGAAACGGGTAAACGGCGCCTGGGCAATACGTCCGTCATCGGACAATCGGGCACGGGTAAGACGGTCCTCCTGGGTCATCTGCTCACCCAGGCACGCAAGTTCGGCTACACGGGCGCCGTGTTCGACAAGGATCGCGGGCTGCAGGTCGCCATCATGGCGATGGGGGGCAAGTACTTTCCGCTGCAGCTGGGGCAGCCGACCGGCTGGAACTACCTGCAGTTGACGCCCACGCCCAGGAACGTCGCCTTCATGCGCAAGCTCACCGTGCAGCTCGCAGCCGAGGGGGAACAGGCCGCGACCCTCACCGAGCAACGGGAAATCGCCGGCGCCGTGCAAAAGCTTGTGGACTTCATTGACCTCAAGGATCGGCGTCTGACCACGCTGTTGCAGTTCCTGCCCGCCGCGCCCAGCAGTGACGGCAAGCTCAGTCTGCGGGACAAGCTGGAACGATGGTGCCAGGGACATGAGAACGGCTGGGTCTTCGATAACGCGCGCGACGAGCTGGACCTGTCCGATGCAGACCTGTTCGGCTTTGACCTGACGGAGTTCCTGGAGCAAGGCGCGATTCGGGATGCCGCGCTCACGTACCTGCTGTACCGGACTCGGCAGATGATTGACGGCCGGCGCTTCGTCTATTGCTTCGACGAGGTCCAGCATCCGCTGAAAGTGCCGTTCTTCCAGGAAATGATGCAGAACGAGAGCCGCACGATTCGCAAGGACAACGGCGTATTCATCTTCGCCACGCAGGAGCCCGACGCGATCCTCGCCAATCCGGTGGGACGGTCGCTCATCCAGCAATCGGCGACCGCGCTGTACCTGGCCAACCCAAAGGGTACGGCCGAGGAATACATCGACGGGTTCAAGCTCACCACGGCCGAATTCAAGATGGTGTGCGAACTGGGCGAGTTCTCGCGGCAATTCGTCGTCAAGCAAGGCGAATCGACCGTCACCGCGGAACTGGATCTGAGCCTCTGCCCGGAGGCGCTGCTGGTCTTCTCCGGATCGACCGACATGGCGGCCCTGGCCGAAGCCGCTGTGGCCGAGCGTGGTTCCGACCCAGGCCAATGGCTACCCCTATATCTTCAACGCGCCAAAGAGGCGGGGAGAACGTGAAATGCAAGCCACCCTGATCTACCAACGCAAGCGCCTCACGGCCTGGCGCGCGCGCTGCGCCCAAGCCATGATGGTGATTTTCCTGGCCAATGCCGCCTTGCCCGTCCATGCCACCGGGATTCCGACGGTCGACGCCGCCAACCTTGCCCAGAACATGGTGAATCACCTGGAGGACATCGCGAAGTACACCGAGCAGATCGCGGTCCTCAAGGACCAACTCGAAAACGCCCAGAAGCGCTTTGCTGCGATCACCGGCACCCGTAATCTCGGAGAGATCCTAAACGACCCGTCCATCCGCAATGCGCTTCCCAGCGACGTTCAGTCTATCCTCCGCAGCGGTGACAGCAGTCTCGGGTCCCTGGAATACTCGACCAAGCGCATCACGAGCGAGGAGCAACTCACCGGAAACTATACCGTCGACAGCAAGGCGATCGCGCAGCGCGCCGAGAATCTGGCGGTGCGTACCAAGGCGCTGCTGGAATCGGCACAATCCGGCACGACTGCTCGCCTGCAGCAACTCGATGACCTGCAGGGGCAGATCAACCTGGCCACCGATCCGAAGGCGATCTCGGATCTGCAGGCTCGGCTGCTTGTGGCCCAGGCCAACATCCAGGCCGACCAGATGCGCGCGGACCAGTTGAACCGACAGCTGCAGGCGGAGAAAGCACTGATGGAGCAGCAGGAGCAGAAACTCGCCGCGCAGTCCTTCAGTATCGACGCGATCCGTGCGCCGCTGCCTGGAGCGCAGTAATGGCAATCGGCGCGGTTCAACTCACAAGCCTGGGCAGTATCGCGCGCTGGATGGATGCTTCGGTGACGTCCATGCTGGAACAGGTGGTCACCCCCATGGTCAGCTCCGTAACGGCCGCGCTATTGCCCTTCGTAACGGTCTGCTTATCTATCAGCTTAGTCTGGTATGGATGGTTGATCGCAACCGGGGCCATTCCCATCCCTGCGATGACGGCGCTTCGGAAAGTCGTCGAAATTGCGGTCATCGTGTCGATTGCCGGAGCGGGTGGGCTGTATCAGACGCGGATCGTCAGCACCATGCTGGACCTGCCCTCGGCGATGACCAGTGTTTTCACCAGCGAACCGTCTACGCCATCGCAATTACTGGACGACGCGGCGAACAACGGCGCTGAAATCAGCACAAAGATAAATGATCGTGCTCCTTCATTCTTTAGCGATGCGGCAAAAGCCTTTGCTTTCGTTCTTGTTTCGGTCGTCATTACCGTAATTTCGGCACTCCTAAGCGCCGTCGGGATAATCGTGCTGGTCTCAGTCAAGGCCGGGATGGGTCTACTCGTAGTGGTTGGCCCTCTCTGCATTCTGGCGCTGCTCTTCGACTTCACGAAAGAGTTCTTCAAAAAATGGCTGAGCCAAGCGCTTTACTTCGCGCTCTATTCAGCCCTATTCATGGTGATATTTAGCCTCATCATGAGCATGTTCGCGATGCTGCAACAAGGTCTCCTGGCAACGACTGACACAGCGGAGATAAACATATTCTCCATGCTCACTGCGATAACAATATTCATCGCTGGCGCAGCATTCATGCTTTCCCAGGTGTCCGTCATCACTCGGCAACTCACGGGAGGCGCCGGTACGGGAGTACCTATACCTTTTGTTGGACGAATCGGATAACATACCCAGGCTAGCAGTGCGCGAACCATCGATACAGGCATCGGACTTCAGGTAGAACTCTCATGGCTTCCTTCCCCACGCCGAATAAATCCGGATCGCAGAATCAGTCCGTTGAGCACTATTTATCTTCTACAGCGTTTTCCTCCACGAGTCCGCGAACGCCCATATCCACGTTCCAATGGTTGAGTCTCGCGCGGGCAACCTGGATGTGGGTGTTGCGTCCGCTGTGGTATCTATGTGTTGTCTTCCCTTCGAAGCTCTTGGGCTTCGGATTGAAGATGGGTGCGCGGTCCGAAACGGAAGAACGTGGACTATTGGACGAACATTTCCGCAAACAGCGATGAGAACAGACCTCGCTTGATTCCATCAGCGCGGTTCGTTCCATCCGCATAGCTGCCTTTCAGTGCAAAGCAGATTGCCCCCCGATGGTTTCTGTTGCGATAAATTGTCGGCGGCCTAAGTCGCCAAGTTTCATTTAGCTTCCGCCCCGGGATAAATATCATGTGCCGATCGTCCTTTTTCGGCCCCGCCTGGGGCGAGGCGTATAGCGAGATGCCCGGACGGGCTTGTTGCCGAGCTGGTCTTCCCAAGAAGGAATTTCAGCATGCGCCGCCAGAATTGACCTTACCCGTTAGTCGGCGCGCCCGTAAAAGACGAGCCTGAGAGGCAGCTGCTTTCGACCATAAGCCGATCTATCCATGTGTGGCGGTACCCTTGGACAGGGCGCTGCCCGGGCGCGTGACGACATAGATGCTTGAATCGAAATCATATGAACATCGACGAATACGCAGGCAAGTATTTCGCCCTCTATGAATCTTTCGCCGAGACGGTGCAATTTATAGTGAAGAAGGCCCTGCTCGTCGCTGAAACTGTCCCACATCCTCAGTCGATACAGTATCGCGCCAAGTCGATCGAAAGCCTACGTAACCGGTTGGCTGATGACGGGAAGCTAGAGTCGCAAACGCTTGAGCAGGACCGACGGGACCTAGCGGGTGTGCGCATTATTTTGTACACCAATAATGATGTTGAAAACTTCCTGAACTCGAGGCTGATCCCCGAGAACTTCGAAATCGATGAAGGCGCGACGAAGATTCATCACCCAGTCCCAGAAAACGAGAATGCGCGCTATCGGGGTATCCACTACACCGTGCGCCTACGCGAAGACCGAATTTGCTTACCCGAATATGCCCGGTTCTCCGGGCTACGTTGCGAAGTACAAGTGCAGACGATCC
Above is a genomic segment from Bordetella genomosp. 11 containing:
- a CDS encoding VirB4 family type IV secretion/conjugal transfer ATPase, which produces MGKLVPYSRHVTPTIIVTANWEYLSVWRIGGRTFEGYPDDELCTWLDELNNIIKGFPAGFGMWTHLVRRRVQEYPESAYPDAFSESHDAAYRRTFVGKPPMVNDLYLTVIVRANVDPALRMLSRFEKRTARDVHAWQSQAIEQLDDVNRKLASALRRYGPDLLSIVERDTTDPDQPTDATRYTGRFSEPAEFFGFLLNGKTEPVPALEAKLSRYLPAARPFFASPGDQAEVRGTNWSRRFCMVEIREYCNATKPGHLNRLMKLPFEFVLTQSFGTLSLSDGLAALTRQIKWLEDSKDYSESQIADLKKARDQLRAGAFVMGDHHATLAVYGEDGEETLRNAADVISTLADREIIGRLVDRALIAAFYAQLPANWRWRPRPATITSQNFLSFSSLHNYLFGKPSGNPWGPAVTMLKTAGGTPYYLNFHASLADADETGKRRLGNTSVIGQSGTGKTVLLGHLLTQARKFGYTGAVFDKDRGLQVAIMAMGGKYFPLQLGQPTGWNYLQLTPTPRNVAFMRKLTVQLAAEGEQAATLTEQREIAGAVQKLVDFIDLKDRRLTTLLQFLPAAPSSDGKLSLRDKLERWCQGHENGWVFDNARDELDLSDADLFGFDLTEFLEQGAIRDAALTYLLYRTRQMIDGRRFVYCFDEVQHPLKVPFFQEMMQNESRTIRKDNGVFIFATQEPDAILANPVGRSLIQQSATALYLANPKGTAEEYIDGFKLTTAEFKMVCELGEFSRQFVVKQGESTVTAELDLSLCPEALLVFSGSTDMAALAEAAVAERGSDPGQWLPLYLQRAKEAGRT
- a CDS encoding type IV secretion system protein, translating into MQATLIYQRKRLTAWRARCAQAMMVIFLANAALPVHATGIPTVDAANLAQNMVNHLEDIAKYTEQIAVLKDQLENAQKRFAAITGTRNLGEILNDPSIRNALPSDVQSILRSGDSSLGSLEYSTKRITSEEQLTGNYTVDSKAIAQRAENLAVRTKALLESAQSGTTARLQQLDDLQGQINLATDPKAISDLQARLLVAQANIQADQMRADQLNRQLQAEKALMEQQEQKLAAQSFSIDAIRAPLPGAQ
- a CDS encoding type IV secretion system protein, whose translation is MAIGAVQLTSLGSIARWMDASVTSMLEQVVTPMVSSVTAALLPFVTVCLSISLVWYGWLIATGAIPIPAMTALRKVVEIAVIVSIAGAGGLYQTRIVSTMLDLPSAMTSVFTSEPSTPSQLLDDAANNGAEISTKINDRAPSFFSDAAKAFAFVLVSVVITVISALLSAVGIIVLVSVKAGMGLLVVVGPLCILALLFDFTKEFFKKWLSQALYFALYSALFMVIFSLIMSMFAMLQQGLLATTDTAEINIFSMLTAITIFIAGAAFMLSQVSVITRQLTGGAGTGVPIPFVGRIG
- a CDS encoding TrbC/VirB2 family protein gives rise to the protein MRSSTLLLVLTAALAVAALLGAPSPAMAQGLEKATSDAQNINDWLWIIIPVICLSAGGIVGLLYSMDIIRKDTMYQWVGGVIFAGAVAGGIIKVVFG
- a CDS encoding type IV secretion system protein VirB3, with product MKRPASQNRQEPQPLVAASSVPANHYPLFKGATRVATIKGGVPTRAFVGLVMLVVIVAMFTLYGWLLFPILYPVMAVISRQDDRAFWTWELWLKTKALAPNRRYWGAVSYSPLAYSPRRPWARWASQRYR
- a CDS encoding lytic transglycosylase domain-containing protein, yielding MDFPTLARACAPAVHISTLSAVVRHESGFDPLVIGVNASPHRSIRPKSRQEAVNMVRDLMRQGVNFDVGYGQINVRNWKWLGVTPESIFDPCTNLAAAQRVLVDCYQRAAKQYGPGQRALYAAFSCYNTGNLTDGFSNGYVSQVIAGAGLPVPPIARVPVPMPVPAPAAETDAKDDETAPAAQPGAFASPRADAFEAPRQDAFGKPASRVFGRPVPAGRSQAPDSAGQVFSR